One window from the genome of Trichoplusia ni isolate ovarian cell line Hi5 chromosome 13, tn1, whole genome shotgun sequence encodes:
- the LOC113500355 gene encoding ecto-NOX disulfide-thiol exchanger 2-like yields the protein MNSWGNEQYNMQGMMTNIAMPGIMPGMIPPAIIPPFNMVGDMNQIQMQQMGALGTAPQANGQFIGPVVPETQSNETAMAPVDEAANQTQVQEKRQSRDKADRGDRRETRDRDRERESRRRRSRSRNRDSKDRQSNRERHRSDRERTTKWDNNDKVSQQPMMAPNNMMMTGGPMMPYGNMVQNMQTPMMGQHMDMNSMQHMMPGMNMMPNLMMMNQQMQLANQHIYITNGMLLPAIPGTSTPPRRERPLGCRTIFVGGLPMGITEDVVMEIFQRFGDVEEVKLHRQGVCHVRFAKVESVEQSFFVSGWRLKFHDQMESEATTLFIDYALNREDQNEYERNKRRRSPTPPRIEMYNPNNLVAIGEKIKSDTEFAEAAPTLAAWLERGECNKKNSNTFYSLIQASNNQLRRLFNEKMQIDDEYQTLRNSIRDKFGHIIAQFEQVAKILTAAKHQRVSDHFSKQQRRNIEMWLKMTEELENMRDEFNAIFDEEEMEKSGKNMVPMEKYEKLRAENENLTYELEGYKNEAHLAKDDAERKFEKFKAHFIAQQALQNKQQVYPPLPPPPMPNLSLDSINAKTTQPSADVTTTEVNASEAKLISLLSAFLMVHPLGATLDYLVSYVKSLAPSVTQSAVHDVLKKYSDVFRRKTTGVGACIEHKWEFVIFDSIKTE from the exons ATGAATTCGTGGGGAAACGAGCAATACAACATGCAGGGTATGATGACAAACATTGCGATGCCCGGAATCATGCCTGGCATGATTCCACCCGCGATTATCCCGCCTTTTAACATGGTTGGAGACATGAATCAAATACAAATGCAGCAAATGGGTGCTTTAGGTACAGCACCGCAAGCTAATGGTCAGTTTATAGGGCCAGTTGTCCCTGAAACTCAAAGTAACGAGACGGCGATGGCGCCTGTTGATGAAGCTGCAAATCAAACTCAAGTCCAAGAGAAAAGGCAGAGCAGGGACAAGGCCGACAGGGGTGACCGCCGTGAAACGCGTGACAGGGACCGTGAACGAG AGAGTAGACGTCGCCGCTCTAGATCTCGCAACCGTGACTCCAAAGATAGGCAAAGTAACAGAGAGAGACACCGCAGTGACAGAGAAAGGACCACTAAGTGGGACAATAATGACAAAGTCAGTCAACAGCCAATGATGGCACCCAATAATATGATGATGACCG GAGGACCAATGATGCCATATGGTAACATGGTCCAAAACATGCAGACCCCTATGATGGGCCAGCATATGGACATGAATAGCATGCAGCATATGATGCCTGGTATGAACATGATGCCAAACCTCATGATGATGAATCAACAAATGCAGTTGGCTAACCAGCACATCTACATTACCAACGGGATGCTGCTCCCTGCTATACCTGGTACTTCGACTCCGCCGAGGAGAGAACGACCACTCGGTTGCCGTACGATCTTTGTGGGAGGTCTTCCTATGGGTATTACTGAAGATGTTGTAATGGAAATATTCCAAAGGTTTGGAGATGTAGAGGAAGTGAAGCTACATAGGCAAGGAGTCTGCCATGTCAGGTTTGCGAAGGTTGAGAGTGTGGAGCAATCGTTCTTCGTATCAGGATGGCGGTTAAAGTTTCACGATCAGATGGAGAGTGAGGCTACTACATTGTTCATTGATTATGCTTTG AATCGTGAAGATCAGAACGAGTATGAAAGGAACAAGCGCAGACGCTCGCCGACCCCGCCTCGCATCGAGATGTATAATCCAAATAACCTTGTGGCCATCGGAGAGAAAATTAAAAGCGACACTGAATTTGCTGAAGCTGCACCC ACACTGGCAGCTTGGCTGGAGCGTGGAGAATGCAACAAGAAGAACTCCAACACTTTCTACTCTCTAATCCAAGCCAGCAACAACCAGCTCCGCAGACTCTTCAACGAGAAGATGCAGATTGATGACGAATACCAGACCCTGAGGAACAGCATCCGTGACAAGTTTGGACACATAATCGCGcaat TCGAACAGGTAGCGAAAATTCTGACGGCGGCCAAGCACCAGCGGGTCTCTGATCATTTCTCGAAGCAACAACGCCGGAACATCGAGATGTGGCTCAAAATGACAGAG GAATTAGAAAACATGAGAGATGAATTCAATGCAATTTTTGATGAAGAAGAAATGGAAAAATCTGGCAAGAATATGGTGCCTATGGAGAAGTATGAGAAACTGAGG gctGAAAATGAAAACCTGACCTATGAATTGGAGGGTTATAAGAATGAAGCTCATTTAGCCAAAGATGATGCCGAGAGGAAATTCGAGAAGTTTAAGGCGCATTTTATCGCTCAACAAGCgcttcaaaacaaacaacag GTCTACCCACCTCTACCGCCGCCGCCAATGCCGAACTTATCTTTAGACTCAATAAACGCGAAAACCACCCAGCCATCAGCTGACGTCACAACCACAGAAGTGAACGCGTCCGAAGCTAAGCTAATCAGTCTTCTGTCCGCATTCCTCATGGTACACCCACTAGGCGCCACTCTAGACTACCTAGTGTCATATGTAAAGTCTTTAGCTCCTAGTGTTACCCAATCAGCTGTTCACGACGTCCTAAAGAAGTATTCAGATGTGTTCCGACGCAAGACGACTGGTGTTGGCGCGTGCATAGAGCATAAATGGGAATTTGTTATCTTTGATAGTATAAAAACCGAGTAA
- the LOC113500357 gene encoding RNA-binding protein 41-like, giving the protein MSKDFEKTTEVLPFTKYGLSSMEEFRKAEEEVHHLEWLKKAGLTSDEVKLYQENEAGLLDQRKKIESGVLKNKLEEIYNKINNMHNEGKSDFNNQEPKQSTSTMNPENLIERLQQKPINFYPEGHPMNELKELESNLLGNLKTEMIPLTKRRKILRRLERKKERLLAQAQQNSIASISAFPSTSRMDRPGSLWDVRETPHRNIPHTITSRDQEAHCSTEGQQAMYSIRDNKIVRITDPVPNNPEEPLAEQPAEIPEVAEIPELDTEAQLLEGTKMCLDDIRKIDRFKDYEPGIPSKVLYLKNIAPTVSQEQLSLLFNQFVLANGGPVDLRLMTGRMRGQAFVAFQNDELAIQALEEINGTILGGRPVIAEFGRNTNRIQDDHR; this is encoded by the exons ATGTCGAAGGATTTTGAAAAGACAACTGAGGTTTTACCATTCACTAAATATGGTTTATCATCAATGGAAGAGTTCAGGAAAGCAGAAGAGGAAGTTCACCACCTCGAATGGTTGAAGAAGGCTGGATTAACAAGCGATGAAGTGAAACTGTATCAAGAGAACGAGGCGGGGCTTCTGGACCAACGGAAGAAGATAGAATCCGgggttttgaaaaataaattagaagaaaTATACAACAAGATTAACAATATGCATAACGAGGGCAAAAG TGATTTTAATAATCAAGAACCGAAACAATCAACTTCAACAATGAATCCAGAAAATCTAATTGAAAGGTTACAACAGAAGCCAATAAATTTCTATCCCGAGGGTCATCCCATGAATGAGCTAAAAGAACTTGAATCAAACTTATTGGGTAACCTGAAAACAGAAATGATTCCTTTGACTAAACGGCGAAAAATACTGCGACGTCTCGAGAGGAAGAAGGAACGGCTCCTGGCGCAGGCTCAACAGAACAGTATTGCTAGTATAAGCGCTTTCCCCAGTACATCAAGAATGGATAGGCCTGGTAGCCTCTGGGATGTACGAGAGACACCGCATAGAAACATACCGCATACAATCACCAGTCGAGACCAAGAAGCACACTGTTCTACCGAAGGTCAACAAGCAATGTATTCAATAAgagataataaaattgtaaggaTTACCGATCCTGTGCCGAATAACCCAGAAGAACCACTGGCAGAACAGCCTGCGGAGATTCCAGAAGTTGCAGAGATACCAGAACTTGATACTGAAGCTCAACTTCTAGAAGGCACCAAGATGTGTCTTGATGATATCAGAAAAATAGACAGATTTAAAGATTATGAACCTGGGATACCTTCGAAG GTACTGTATTTAAAGAACATAGCTCCGACTGTGAGTCAGGAGCAGTTGTCACTACTGTTCAACCAGTTCGTGCTCGCTAATGGAGGGCCCGTAGACCTGCGGCTGATGACCGGACGAATGAGGGGGCAAGCGTTTGTGGCTTTTCAAA ATGACGAGCTAGCCATCCAAGCTCTGGAAGAGATCAATGGCACCATTCTAGGTGGACGGCCAGTCATCGCAGAGTTCGGTAGAAACACGAACAGGATACAGGATGATCACAGATAA